One genomic window of Methanosarcina acetivorans C2A includes the following:
- a CDS encoding V-type ATP synthase subunit E produces MGLEIVIKDIQEGARAEVSRINTEADAKASEITNEAKEVQKKMLGDSLAKVEEDLQKLHQQVISSANLEVKRITLNKRKELLDNVYSQTVESIKSMPASKNEKLLKHIIDKYEASGDKIYSSKASEETVRKLSSLTYAGNIDCIGGVVLENEDGTVRLDYTYDSILKNVYERSLKQISDILYG; encoded by the coding sequence ATGGGACTAGAGATCGTTATAAAAGACATCCAGGAGGGTGCGAGAGCTGAGGTTTCCCGTATAAATACCGAAGCCGATGCAAAGGCCTCCGAGATCACAAATGAGGCTAAAGAAGTACAGAAGAAGATGCTCGGGGACAGCCTTGCTAAGGTGGAAGAGGACCTCCAAAAGCTGCACCAGCAGGTTATATCAAGTGCAAACCTGGAAGTAAAAAGAATTACGCTGAACAAGCGCAAGGAACTTCTAGATAATGTTTATAGCCAGACAGTTGAGTCCATCAAGTCAATGCCGGCGTCCAAAAATGAAAAGTTACTGAAGCACATTATCGACAAATATGAGGCTAGCGGTGATAAAATTTATTCTTCTAAGGCTTCAGAAGAGACCGTCAGGAAATTATCTTCGTTAACTTATGCTGGTAATATTGACTGTATCGGCGGCGTTGTTCTGGAAAACGAAGACGGGACAGTCAGGTTAGATTACACATACGATTCAATCCTGAAAAACGTGTATGAGCGTTCATTGAAGCAGATATCTGATATATTATACGGGTGA
- a CDS encoding V-type ATP synthase subunit C, translating into MRLLERLWGKKPSRKSDKKKKGTSNYAYAVTRVRAMKSKLLPKETYPRLLNMGIDEITRFIQESEYKNDVDELAMKYSGGDLAEHALNRNLALTYDKLLRITSGELNYLIAAYLLRYDIWNVKTLLRGKLYNASVEDILESLISAGEFTYTFLSELAAKATYQEIIDALKETDYYPLLQEFDGNNLAYIENELDKMYYSSLFAAIGKPRSKDRKLFARFIKLEVDVKNLGTLFRLKKAGVEKSDEIMPLMIEGGLELKPEKLATLPYEQFIDELRKTQYWDAIATVTGLETASLTIVESRLIRYYLESATTYSHVSPISIVPIMEYIIHKNNEVNNLRIIFRGKEADLSDTLIKDQLVVI; encoded by the coding sequence ATGCGGCTTTTGGAGAGACTCTGGGGGAAAAAACCCTCACGAAAATCCGATAAGAAGAAAAAAGGCACTTCTAACTATGCTTATGCCGTAACCCGTGTCCGTGCGATGAAGAGTAAGCTGCTTCCAAAAGAAACGTATCCGCGGCTTCTCAACATGGGGATCGATGAAATCACCCGCTTTATCCAAGAGTCTGAATACAAAAACGACGTTGACGAACTGGCAATGAAATACAGCGGTGGCGATCTGGCAGAACACGCATTAAATAGGAATCTTGCGCTCACCTATGACAAGTTGCTCAGGATCACCTCAGGAGAATTAAACTACCTGATCGCGGCATATCTTTTAAGATATGACATCTGGAATGTAAAAACGCTTCTCCGCGGTAAACTGTACAATGCATCCGTTGAGGATATCCTGGAGTCTCTGATTTCTGCCGGGGAGTTTACCTATACCTTCCTGTCAGAACTTGCAGCCAAGGCCACATATCAGGAAATCATTGATGCCCTGAAAGAGACCGATTATTATCCCCTGCTGCAGGAGTTTGACGGAAATAACCTGGCATACATAGAAAACGAGCTTGACAAGATGTACTATTCAAGCCTGTTTGCCGCAATTGGAAAACCCAGGTCCAAGGACCGTAAGCTCTTTGCAAGGTTCATCAAACTCGAAGTCGATGTCAAGAACCTAGGTACCCTCTTCAGGCTGAAAAAAGCAGGAGTCGAGAAATCTGATGAGATCATGCCTCTCATGATCGAAGGCGGTCTTGAGCTTAAGCCCGAGAAACTGGCAACGCTCCCTTACGAACAGTTTATCGATGAACTTCGGAAAACTCAGTACTGGGATGCAATTGCTACTGTAACGGGTCTGGAGACAGCTTCTTTGACTATCGTTGAAAGCAGGCTCATAAGGTACTATCTTGAATCTGCAACCACTTATTCGCATGTATCTCCGATCTCAATTGTACCTATTATGGAATATATTATCCATAAAAATAACGAGGTCAACAACCTCCGGATTATTTTCAGAGGTAAGGAGGCTGACCTCAGTGATACACTAATTAAAGACCAGTTGGTGGTTATCTAA